From a single Persephonella sp. genomic region:
- a CDS encoding ArsB/NhaD family transporter, with amino-acid sequence MEHHTTTILGMLGLGSKETLYWISILLFVGTYAMIILEKFFHRVPAALLGGTLAIFLGVVTPKSAWESIDHNTMFLLIGMMIIVSVLIESGFFSILSSVALRITKGDPLKIILTFTMLTAVLSAFLDNVTTVLFMVPILISITRKLKLPPVPYIIATVLASNIGGTATLIGDPPNIIIGSLGHFTFMDFIVNLTPIIIITHIIGTIVFIGMMKFQGHLQVKVKDKEELKRIVEEQKIEYDIKLMRKGLIVFGITIILFFLHHILHLEAGTIALFMASVLMLWSKEDPEKIFERVEWTTLMFFLGLFVVIGGLEHSGVFEDAAKLVAGVITDPMSGILVLGGLSAIISGIVDNIPFTMAMSYVLIDLGKTAAFDTEPLWWALALGACLGGNLTIIGASANVVAAGLSEREGYPIKFFDFIKQGTPVTIVSVIVALGLLWLKYAIFGV; translated from the coding sequence GTGGAGCATCATACAACAACTATTCTGGGAATGTTAGGTTTAGGGTCTAAAGAAACTCTTTACTGGATATCTATTCTGCTTTTTGTTGGCACTTATGCAATGATTATTCTTGAAAAGTTTTTCCACAGAGTTCCAGCAGCACTTCTGGGAGGAACTCTGGCTATATTCTTGGGAGTAGTTACTCCCAAGTCAGCATGGGAATCAATTGACCACAACACAATGTTCCTTCTGATTGGAATGATGATAATTGTTTCTGTGCTTATTGAAAGTGGATTTTTCTCAATATTATCCTCCGTAGCTTTACGAATAACCAAAGGAGATCCTCTAAAGATTATCCTTACTTTTACAATGCTAACTGCCGTTTTATCTGCTTTTTTAGATAACGTAACTACCGTTTTATTCATGGTGCCTATTTTGATATCTATTACAAGAAAACTTAAATTACCTCCTGTTCCTTATATTATTGCAACGGTTCTGGCCTCAAACATAGGTGGAACGGCAACATTAATCGGTGACCCTCCTAACATCATCATCGGTTCTCTGGGACATTTTACATTTATGGATTTTATTGTAAATCTTACTCCTATTATTATCATTACCCATATAATTGGAACAATTGTTTTTATAGGTATGATGAAATTTCAAGGACATCTACAGGTAAAAGTAAAAGATAAAGAAGAACTTAAAAGAATCGTAGAAGAGCAAAAAATAGAATATGACATAAAATTAATGAGAAAAGGTTTAATTGTATTTGGGATTACGATAATTCTATTTTTCCTCCACCATATTCTTCACCTTGAAGCAGGAACAATAGCCTTATTTATGGCCTCTGTTTTAATGCTCTGGTCTAAGGAAGACCCTGAAAAGATATTTGAAAGGGTTGAATGGACAACTTTAATGTTCTTCTTAGGTTTATTTGTTGTTATTGGAGGACTTGAACACTCTGGTGTGTTTGAAGATGCTGCAAAATTAGTTGCAGGGGTCATAACTGACCCAATGTCAGGAATCCTTGTTTTAGGTGGTTTATCTGCAATTATTTCAGGTATTGTAGATAATATACCATTTACAATGGCTATGTCTTATGTTCTTATTGACCTTGGTAAAACAGCTGCTTTTGATACTGAACCTTTATGGTGGGCACTTGCTCTTGGTGCATGTCTTGGAGGCAACCTGACAATAATAGGTGCTTCAGCAAACGTTGTTGCAGCTGGTCTTTCGGAAAGGGAAGGTTATCCAATAAAATTCTTTGATTTTATTAAACAGGGAACACCGGTAACAATAGTTTCCGTGATTGTTGCCCTTGGACTCCTGTGGCTCAAGTATGCTATTTTCGGCGTATAA
- a CDS encoding protein phosphatase CheZ — protein sequence MTEGLYQEIKKLFEVIEQYKKDIETLGSKKEGFKSVNTHIELAIKESEEATKKLIDNIMETSSEIKEVLSLVSQIDNEELKNKIISKLEKVLSQLTNSLTLLEFQDILSQRLIKISNFISDVEKEILKILLLFGINEEKSEDRKEELREKLEELEWKKEVSQEDVDDILKQFGM from the coding sequence ATGACAGAAGGACTGTATCAGGAGATAAAAAAATTATTTGAAGTTATAGAGCAATACAAGAAAGATATAGAAACACTTGGAAGCAAAAAAGAAGGATTTAAAAGTGTTAACACCCATATAGAACTGGCAATAAAAGAAAGTGAAGAAGCTACTAAAAAATTAATTGATAATATTATGGAAACAAGTTCCGAGATAAAGGAAGTTTTATCTTTAGTATCCCAGATAGATAATGAAGAACTGAAAAATAAGATTATTTCTAAACTTGAAAAAGTGCTTTCTCAATTAACAAACTCTTTAACTCTTCTGGAGTTTCAAGATATTCTTTCACAGAGGTTAATTAAAATATCAAATTTTATTTCCGATGTTGAAAAAGAGATATTAAAAATATTGCTTCTTTTTGGAATTAATGAGGAAAAATCAGAAGATAGGAAAGAAGAGTTAAGAGAAAAACTTGAAGAGCTTGAATGGAAAAAAGAAGTATCTCAGGAAGATGTTGATGACATTCTAAAACAATTTGGAATGTAA